A stretch of the Peromyscus leucopus breed LL Stock chromosome 10, UCI_PerLeu_2.1, whole genome shotgun sequence genome encodes the following:
- the LOC114688666 gene encoding PRAME family member 12-like gives MSGQTPPTLEELAMQALLRNEALAISALEKLPWTLFPALFKDAFNGRHTRIVKAMVAAWPFPCLPVGTLMKTPNLEIFQAVLDGVDSHLKREFHPGSEKLQVLDLRNVPHEFWNIWTGREGGACWAETVDERPVVKDLPRYALRRQHLKVVTDLYLRFPLNEEQACFLQWVQQRKDFLQLHCINMKICALPVCPIKEILSVFHPGRIEELELNMGWDVSTLARFAPCLGQMRSLRKLFLAYIYKNTFRIGTRTTGREERCISKVIAQFSKLHCLQHLSIDDIFFLKDHMKQILRSLKTPLETLSITNCDLSQTDLNNFPWSHSLHQLKHLALRDITLCTSCLKPLGVLLENVAGTLESLDLQGCSIKDSQLTDFIPALSKCSQLTRVNFWDNDFSMPILKNLLGHTANLTKMNVEQYPAPMQCYFGLGYVSEGRFAQLCLELMDTLRALRQPKRILFSTDPCNECGERCIYDFGPRLCPCLH, from the exons ATGAGTGGTCAAACCCCACCCACACTGGAGGAGCTGGCCATGCAGGCGCTGCTGAGAAATGAGGCCTTGGCCATCTCTGCTCTGGAGAAACTGCCCTGGACGCTCTTCCCAGCACTGTTCAAGGATGCCTTCAATGGCAGACACACTAGGATTGTGAAGGCAATGGTGGCAGCCTGGCCTTTCCCCTGTCTCCCTGTGGGGACATTGATGAAGACTCCCAACTTGGAAATCTTCCAGGCTGTACTAGATGGAGTAGACTCGCATCTGAAAAGAGAGTTTCACCCCGG GAGTGAGAAACTTCAGGTGCTCGACCTGAGGAATGTTCCACATGAGTTCTGGAACATATGGACTGGAAGAGAGGGTGGGGCCTGTTGGGCAGAGACTGTGGATGAGAGGCCTGTAGTGAAGGACCTTCCCAGATATGCACTGAGGCGGCAGCATCTGAAGGTGGTAACTGACCTCTACCTCAGGTTCCCTCTGAATGAAGAGCAAGCATGCTTCTTGCAGTGGGTCCAGCAGAGAAAAGACTTTCTACAGCTGCATTGTATAAACATGAAGATCTGTGCTCTGCCAGTATGCCCTATCAAAGAGATCTTGAGTGTTTTCCACCCAGGACGCATTGAGGAGCTGGAATTGAACATGGGGTGGGATGTGTCCACACTGGCACGATTTGCTCCCTGCCTTGGACAGATGAGAAGTCTTCGAAAACTCTTCCTGGCATACATCTACAAGAACACTTTCAGGATTGGAACCAGGAcaacaggcagagaagagaggtgCATCAGCAAGGTCATTGCTCAGTTCTCCAAACTCCACTGTCTGCAGCATCTCTCCATTGATGACATCTTCTTTCTCAAAGACCACATGAAACAAATACTCAG GTCCCTGAAGACCCCCTTGGAGACTCTCTCCATCACAAACTGTGATCTGTCACAGACTGACTTGAATAATTTCCCCTGGAGCCATAGCCTGCATCAGCTAAAACATCTGGCCTTGAGAGATATCACGTTATGCACTTCATGTCTCAAGCCTCTTGGAGTGCTGCTAGAGAATGTAGCAGGTACTCTGGAGTCTCTGGACTTGCAGGGTTGTAGTATCAAGGACTCTCAACTCACTGACTTCATCCCTGCCCTCAGCAAGTGCTCCCAGCTCACCAGGGTTAACTTTTGGGACAATGACTTTTCCATGCCCATCCTGAAGAACCTTTTGGGTCACACAGCCAACTTGACCAAGATGAATGTGGAGCAGTACCCGGCCCCTATGCAGTGCTATTTCGGTTTGGGTTACGTCTCTGAAGGAAGATTTGCCCAACTTTGTCTTGAGCTCATGGATACACTCAGAGCCTTGAGGCAGCCCAAGAGGATCTTGTTTTCCACAGATCCCTGCAATGAATGTGGTGAGCGCTGTATCTATGAC
- the LOC114688661 gene encoding LOW QUALITY PROTEIN: cyclin-K-like (The sequence of the model RefSeq protein was modified relative to this genomic sequence to represent the inferred CDS: substituted 1 base at 1 genomic stop codon), giving the protein MEWNKENSSPSVISTMQDHTKPCWYWDKKDLVHTPSQLEGLDPTTEARYRQEGARFIFDMGNHLGLHYDTLATGIIYFHXFYMFHSFKQYPRYVTGACCLFLTGKVEETPKRCKDIIKTARSLLNDVQFSQFGHDPKEEVLVLERILLQTIKFDLQVEHPYQFLLRYAKQLNGDKKKIQRLIQMAWTFVNDSLCTTLSLQWEPEILAVAGMYLAGCFQKFKIQEWTSRPMSRRWWEQFVEDVTVDVLEDICHQILDLYCKEKQHTPSSPQQPPALQPASQVAQLPQSWPSPGSEAAELQQQPKTPSPRQPKCTAMTISPEEENEAIKPRLKIPKLETIHPPLPPEHPPADWKPPLPPALEEAAATGPEEAREPPKVQIPPPAHPAPVHQPPPLPHRPPPPPPSSYMTGMSPTSSLMSGEGFQSLQSMMHTEGSSYGALYPAYGPPAHIPYHLYVYAPNPSPPPVPLPPASFSLPIILPPTPSYPQPPPTYNPNFPPPPPRPPSTLVVPPHPPPGLSLPPASYLPSALPHGGQPPLPPSIPPPVMPLLGSQAWATWIR; this is encoded by the coding sequence ATGGAGTGGAACAAAGAAAATTCAAGCCCTTCAGTCATATCAACAATGCAGGACCACACAAAACCGTGCTGGTACTGGGATAAGAAGGACTTGGTACATACACCCTCACAACTTGAAGGACTTGATCCAACCACTGAGGCCCGGTACCGTCAAGAGGGGGCTCGCTTCATCTTTGACATGGGTAACCATTTGGGGTTACACTATGACACCTTGGCTACTGgaatcatttattttcattgattctATATGTTTCATTCCTTCAAGCAATATCCACGATATGTTACAGGAGCTTGCTGTCTCTTTCTGACTGGGAAAGTAGAGGAGACACCAAAGAGATGTAAAGATATCATCAAAACAGCTCGCAGTTTATTAAATGATGTCCAGTTCAGTCAGTTTGGACATGACCCAAAGGAAGAAGTACTGGTGCTGGAGAGGATCTTACTGCAGACCATAAAGTTTGATCTACAAGTAGAGCACCCATACCAGTTCCTACTCAGGTACGCAAAGCAGCTCAACggtgataaaaagaaaattcaaaggttGATTCAAATGGCATGGACATTTGTAAATGACAGTCTCTGTACCACCCTGTCACTGCAGTGGGAGCCCGAGATCCTAGCTGTAGCAGGAATGTATCTCGCGGGAtgctttcaaaaatttaaaatccaaGAGTGGACCTCCAGACCCATGTCCAGGAGATGGTGGGAACAGTTTGTTGAAGATGTCACCGTAGATGTTCTGGAAGACATCTGCCACCAAATCCTGGATCTTTACTGCAAAGAGAAGCAACACACCCCCTCAtccccccagcagcccccagcTCTTCAGCCTGCATCCCAAGTGGCACAGCTACCACAGTCTTGGCCATCTCCAGGCTCTGAAGCAGCAGAGCTTCAGCAGCAGCCCAAGACACCATCTCCACGACAGCCCAAGTGCACGGCCATGACGATTTCTCCAGAGGAAGAGAACGAAGCCATAAAACCACGACTTAAGATTCCCAAACTTGAGACCATTCACCCACCATTGCCTCCAGAGCACCCACCTGCAGACTGgaagcctcctctccctcctgccttaGAGGAGGCTGCAGCTACTGGTCCAGAGGAAGCAAGGGAGCCCCCCAAAGTCCAGATTCCTCCTCCAGCCCACCCAGCTCCTGTGCACCAGCCCCCACCATTGCCACATCGTCCTCCACCTCCGCcgccctccagctacatgactgggATGTCTCCCACCAGCTCCCTCATGTCAGGAGAGGGCTTCCAGAGCCTGCAATCCATGATGCACACCGAGGGTTCCTCCTATGGTGCCCTGTACCCAGCCTATGGCCCACCTGCTCACATTCCCTACCACCTCTATGTCTACGCCCCCaacccttctccacctcctgTTCCTCTACCTCCAGCTTCCTTCTCCCTACCCATCATTCTTCCCCCTACCCCAAGCTATCCTCAACCTCCCCCTACCTACAACCCTaatttcccacccccacctccacgaCCACCTTCTACTCTTGTagtccctcctcaccctcccccGGGTTTGAGTTTGCCACCAGCCAGCTACCTGCCTTCAGCTCTTCCCCATGGTGGACAacctcctcttcccccatccaTCCCCCCACCTGTCATGCCACTTCTTGGCAGCCAAGCGTGGGCAACCTGGATCAGATAA